CTATGTCCTTCAGGGAGAGACCTCCCTGCAGGACTTCCAGCTTGGGGAAGACCTCGTGGAGGGCCTCCTCCGTTTCCGCCTTTCCCGCAAGGACATCGTGAAGGGTGAACCTTTCTTCCAGGCCAAAAAGAAGACCGAGATTGGCCATGGTGAGGTCCGCATCCAGTGCGACCACTTTCCTCCCCCTCTTCGCCAAACATATCCCAAGATTAGCCACCACCATGGTCTTGCCCGTCCCACCTTTACCAGAAGCAAAGGAAATCACGTGCATCATCAATTTTCTTTCCCTCCCAAGCTAAAAACTCGGTGAAAAAGAGCTCTCGGAAACTTTATAATGTCCATTTAAAAAACCTTAAAATGGTGTTAAAATGTGGGGAAGAAAGGGCCAAGGCGCTATTGAGTACCTGTTGATCCTGGCCGCAGTGCTCATCGTGGTGGCTGGAGCTGTTTACTACGTCACAAGAATGGGAGGTTTTCCCGCCATGACTTTTAGAGCCACCCTCTCCGATAACACCATCACGTTAGAAGTAGACGTCGGGAGCGGCACCATTAAACAGGTGGACTGGCAGTATCGTATCGTGCCCCGCACGGGTACGGCAGGGAGTTGGAGAGACGGCGTAGGGGATTTGAGCCCAGGTGAATCGGTCACTCTAACGGACTTTGGAGGTGCAACACCAACCTCCGGGGACGAGCTCCAGATCAAGCACACACCCTCAGGACATATTTATAAGGTAAAAATCTACTGAGCGAAATAAACTTTCTTTTTTTCTTTCCAACTCTTCTTCTGTGAACTTTTTAATCCTCCCGTGGAAGGAGTAAGAAGGTGGCAGGATGTCCCTCTTGGGCAAACGCATAAGGCTGGAGCGTATTATCGACCGCAAGACCAAGCGAACGGTCATCGTGCCCATGGACCATGGACTCAGCATGGGACCCCTTCAGGGACTCGAAAACATGGAGGAGACCATAGACAAGGTGGCTAGGGGAGGAGCCAACGCGGTGGTCTTGCACAAGGGGATAGTGAGGGCGGGACACAGGGGATATGGAAGGGACATAGGACTCATCGTTCATCTTTCGGGAAGCACTTCCCTCGGACCCAATCCCAACTGCAAGGTCCCTGTGGCCACGGTGGAGGAGGCGATAAGGCTGGGAGCGGATGGTGTTTCCGTCCACATCAACGTGGGGGCGGAAAACGAAGGGGAACAGCTCACCCACCTCGGGGAGGTGGCGAAGACCTGCGAACTATGGGGCATGCCCCTTTTCGCCATGATGTACCCGAGGGGACCCAAGGTCAAGAGCGAGCACGATCCCGTCGCCGTGGCCCATGCAGCCAGAGTGGGGGCGGAGCTGGGGGCCGACATCGTGAAAACCGTCTACACGGGGGATATCGATTCCTTCAGGAAGGTGGTCAGGGGATGCCCCGTCCCGGTGGTGATAGCCGGAGGACCCAAACTGGAAACGGAGGCCGATGTGCTCAGACTCGCCAAAGACGCCATCGAAGCCGGTGCCATAGGGGTTTCCATAGGAAGAAACGTGTTCCAGCACCCAGACCCCGAAAAGATGGTGAGGGCCCTCTGCAGGATCGTGCACGAGAACTGGTCCGTGGAAGAGGCGTTGGAAGAACTCAAGCGGTGAAGGGTTTGAAACGTAAGCTCTTTTGGGTCAGGGCGGAGAAGGAGGGAAGCCTAGATGGCTCCATCCTCTCCGCGGCCCTTGAGGCCGGAGCGGAGGCCCTTCTCGTCCCCAGCAGGGAGGCTGAAAGGGCAAGGGAGAAGGGGGTGATCAAAATCATCACGGAAGAACTGGTGCCACAGACGGATATCCTCCTGTGCAGGGTCCCCTCCCCCACGGAGCTGGGAAAGGCGGAGGGCCTGGTGGAAGAGGCCAGGAAAAGGGGGAAGGAAACCGCCCTCCTGGTGGAAATCAGGGACAAGGAAACCGAAGGGATGGCGGTCAAGGCTGCGAGGGGGGTGGACTACTTGGTGGTGTGGGGGAAAGACTGGAAGATCATACCGCTCGAGAACCTCATCGCCGCCCTCCACGGGAGGGGAAGGCTACTGGCCCTCGTGAAGAGCGCCGAGGAAGCCAAGATCGCGCTGGAGACCCTGGAGTTGGGAGCCGACGGAATCCTGCTGGACCCGGAGGTACCCCTGGAGGTGAAGAAGACGGGAGAGGTGATCCGGGGCATGGGGTTGGGGAGGGTGGAACTCATTCCCGCGAAGGTGATCGGGGTAAAGGCCGTGGGCTCGGGTGACAGGGCAT
The nucleotide sequence above comes from Candidatus Hadarchaeales archaeon. Encoded proteins:
- a CDS encoding class III signal peptide-containing protein, which translates into the protein MWGRKGQGAIEYLLILAAVLIVVAGAVYYVTRMGGFPAMTFRATLSDNTITLEVDVGSGTIKQVDWQYRIVPRTGTAGSWRDGVGDLSPGESVTLTDFGGATPTSGDELQIKHTPSGHIYKVKIY
- a CDS encoding 2-amino-3,7-dideoxy-D-threo-hept-6-ulosonate synthase — protein: MSLLGKRIRLERIIDRKTKRTVIVPMDHGLSMGPLQGLENMEETIDKVARGGANAVVLHKGIVRAGHRGYGRDIGLIVHLSGSTSLGPNPNCKVPVATVEEAIRLGADGVSVHINVGAENEGEQLTHLGEVAKTCELWGMPLFAMMYPRGPKVKSEHDPVAVAHAARVGAELGADIVKTVYTGDIDSFRKVVRGCPVPVVIAGGPKLETEADVLRLAKDAIEAGAIGVSIGRNVFQHPDPEKMVRALCRIVHENWSVEEALEELKR
- a CDS encoding 3-dehydroquinate synthase II encodes the protein MKGLKRKLFWVRAEKEGSLDGSILSAALEAGAEALLVPSREAERAREKGVIKIITEELVPQTDILLCRVPSPTELGKAEGLVEEARKRGKETALLVEIRDKETEGMAVKAARGVDYLVVWGKDWKIIPLENLIAALHGRGRLLALVKSAEEAKIALETLELGADGILLDPEVPLEVKKTGEVIRGMGLGRVELIPAKVIGVKAVGSGDRACVDTCSILREGEGMLVGSQAEGMFLVHSETLKSEFVETRPFRVNAGAVHGYIMVPGGKTKYLSELSSGEEVLVVDTSGRARAEVVGRVKIERRPLVLVEAEVGGRNLKVVLQNAETINLVGKDGKPISVTKLREGDEVLVHLSGKGRHFGMAVEEFVIER